In Humulus lupulus chromosome 6, drHumLupu1.1, whole genome shotgun sequence, a single genomic region encodes these proteins:
- the LOC133784798 gene encoding protein terminal ear1 homolog, giving the protein MTSELNPNASLYIPIYWSFHHDLPPPCHHHLLPQSDHTDITSPSQIEPMRNPSWVSKDRADDQPRSRIRNVASGPRNNQAWKPKHIQNSRAPSTPNHHSGGGRNLQQVQSIKNVVWKPKHDDRNFGAASGPTVHINSSNVTTLMIRNIPNRYTRKMLLDFMDNYCMLENQSIESGEEEEDRSKYKSTFDFLYLPIDFRTHLNKGYAFVSFTHPRAASKFWEAKDNQKWDCFKSNKIREIAPATIQGKEALVAHFDKSKFQCEIEEFLPLENIKYEGNSTDDAKKMPSARMKLNLALALGAHNTLS; this is encoded by the exons ATGACAAGTGAACTAAACCCAAATGCTTCTCTTTACATACCCATTTATTGGTCTTTCCATCATGATCTTCCTCCTCCGtgtcatcatcatcttcttcctcaaTCCGATCATACTGATATTACCAGTCCATCACAGATTGAACCAATGAGAAACCCATCGTGGGTGTCGAAAGACAGAGCTGATGATCAGCCAAGGTCTCGTATAAGAAACGTTGCTTCGGGTCCCAGAAATAACCAGGCATGGAAACCCAAACATATTCAGAACTCCAGAGCACCTTCAACACCGAACCACCACTCCGGCGGTGGCCGGAATCTTCAACAAGTTCAGAGTATCAAAAACGTTGTGTGGAAACCCAAACACGATGACCGGAACTTCGGAGCAGCTTCTGGACCAACAGTTCACATCAACAGCTCCAATGTTACGACTCTCATGATCCGTAACATTCCGAATAGATATAC GCGAAAAATGCTATTGGATTTCATGGATAATTACTGTATGCTAGAAAATCAAAGTATTGAAAGtggtgaggaagaagaagaccgtTCCAAATATAAGTCAACTTTTGACTTTTTATATCTACCGATTGATTTCAG AACTCACTTGAACAAAGGCTATGCCTTTGTGAGTTTTACCCATCCAAGAGCAGCATCTAAATTTTGGGAAGCTAAAGATAACCAAAAATGGGATTGTTTTAAATCTAACAAAATTAGAGAAATTGCTCCTGCCACAATTCAG ggTAAGGAGGCACTAGTGGCTCATTTTGATAAATCGAAATTTCAATGTGAAATAGAAGAATTTCTACCG CTAGAAAACATTAAATACGAGGGAAATTCAACCGATGATGCTAAGAAGATGCCATCAGCAAGGATGAAATTGAACTTAGCTCTAGCACTTGGAGCTCACAATACATTAAGCTAG